From Streptomyces sp. HUAS MG91, the proteins below share one genomic window:
- a CDS encoding PucR family transcriptional regulator ligand-binding domain-containing protein, whose translation MPTTAPGTEHALSVRQILALERIAAGEPEVVAAAHHLDRAVRWVHVAEAADVGVMLTGGEMILTTGVLLTGDAHTQTEYIRSLHRAEASALVLGLGRAFPSPPEDMRRAAERYGLPMVVLHRPFPFAELTEEVQSRLVRRKFAAVSLSEGIRTALTGLITAGAPLQALLDEVAAHSACPVLVTNLAHRVLATAGERPAVDDVLRDWERIARQPGGVDGEGWLRADLGGRGERWGSVVLCGYRGDGATGRLLADRAAEALVLHRMLSGAGSATWEEQSARCLLADLISGTAPARHFLPRARAAGLPVNRRTFVPLVVRDRTATQLDRVVRLLGLPALVAELADGTTAVLLSLARDQAAQPLTAHFAARLHAETGEPAVIAAGPDRTTWDEVPAALQEALHVADAVAGAASSSGLPAVVRLGDVRLRGLMRLLRDDPRVQSFAERELDGLLCADDTDALLPVLRTYLATGRNKSRTAQLHHMSRPALYRRLEAIETLLGIDLDDFEQAASVHIALLAHDAQQA comes from the coding sequence ATGCCGACCACCGCACCCGGCACCGAACACGCCCTGTCCGTCCGCCAGATACTCGCCCTGGAACGCATCGCGGCCGGCGAACCCGAGGTGGTCGCGGCGGCGCACCACCTCGACCGCGCCGTCCGCTGGGTGCACGTCGCGGAGGCCGCCGACGTCGGCGTCATGCTCACCGGCGGCGAGATGATCCTCACCACCGGCGTCCTCCTCACCGGCGACGCGCACACGCAGACCGAGTACATCAGGTCCCTGCACCGCGCGGAGGCCTCGGCCCTGGTCCTCGGCCTCGGCCGGGCCTTCCCGTCCCCGCCGGAGGACATGCGGCGCGCCGCCGAGCGCTACGGCCTGCCCATGGTCGTCCTGCACCGCCCCTTCCCCTTCGCCGAACTCACCGAGGAGGTCCAGTCCCGCCTGGTGCGGCGCAAGTTCGCGGCGGTCAGCCTCTCCGAGGGCATCCGCACCGCCCTCACCGGCCTGATCACGGCGGGCGCTCCGCTCCAGGCCCTGCTCGACGAGGTCGCCGCGCACAGCGCCTGCCCGGTGCTCGTCACCAACCTCGCCCACCGCGTCCTCGCCACCGCCGGCGAGCGGCCCGCCGTCGACGACGTGCTGCGCGACTGGGAGCGGATCGCCCGGCAGCCGGGCGGCGTCGACGGCGAGGGCTGGCTCCGCGCCGACCTCGGCGGGCGCGGCGAACGCTGGGGCTCGGTCGTCCTGTGCGGCTACCGCGGCGACGGCGCCACCGGCCGCCTCCTCGCCGACCGCGCCGCCGAGGCCCTGGTCCTGCACCGCATGCTCTCGGGCGCGGGGTCCGCGACCTGGGAGGAGCAGTCCGCGCGGTGCCTGCTGGCCGACCTGATCTCGGGCACCGCCCCGGCCCGCCACTTCCTGCCCCGCGCCCGGGCGGCCGGGCTCCCCGTGAACCGCCGCACCTTCGTCCCCCTCGTCGTCCGCGACCGCACCGCGACCCAGCTCGACCGCGTCGTACGGCTCCTGGGCCTGCCCGCACTCGTCGCCGAACTCGCCGACGGCACCACGGCCGTGCTCCTCAGCCTTGCCCGCGACCAGGCCGCACAGCCCCTCACCGCCCACTTCGCGGCCCGGCTGCACGCCGAGACCGGCGAACCCGCCGTGATCGCCGCCGGACCCGACCGCACCACCTGGGACGAGGTGCCGGCCGCCCTCCAGGAGGCGCTGCACGTCGCCGACGCCGTCGCCGGGGCGGCATCGTCGTCCGGACTGCCCGCCGTCGTCCGCCTGGGCGACGTACGGCTGCGCGGTCTGATGCGGCTGCTGCGTGACGACCCGCGCGTCCAGTCGTTCGCCGAGCGGGAGCTGGACGGCCTGCTGTGCGCGGACGACACCGACGCGCTGCTGCCGGTCCTGCGCACCTACCTCGCCACCGGCCGCAACAAGTCCCGTACCGCCCAGCTCCACCACATGAGCCGCCCCGCCCTCTACCGCCGCCTGGAGGCCATCGAGACGCTGCTCGGCATCGACCTCGACGACTTCGAGCAGGCCGCGTCCGTGCACATCGCGCTCCTCGCGCACGACGCGCAGCAGGCGTGA
- the map gene encoding type I methionyl aminopeptidase, with protein sequence MVELKTDTQMDAMREAGRVVARALTAVRDHAAVGVSLLELDEVAREVLAEAGAGSPFLHYRPSFATTPFPAVICASVNDAIVHGIPTADRLRDGDLVSIDCGALLDGWAGDSAISFVVGRARPEDVTLVETAERALAAGIEAAVVGNRIGDIAHAVGRLCRTAGYGIPQDFGGHGIGRKMHEDPGVPNEGRQGRGMPLRHGMVLAIEPMLIGGGKDDYHEAPDGWTLRTNDGSRAAHAEHTVAITDAGPRVLTAL encoded by the coding sequence ATGGTGGAACTCAAGACAGACACACAGATGGACGCGATGCGCGAGGCGGGCCGCGTCGTGGCCCGGGCCCTGACGGCCGTGCGGGACCACGCCGCCGTGGGCGTGAGCCTGCTGGAGCTGGACGAGGTGGCCCGCGAGGTGCTGGCCGAGGCCGGGGCGGGCTCGCCCTTCCTGCACTACCGGCCCTCGTTCGCGACCACTCCGTTCCCCGCGGTGATCTGCGCGTCCGTGAACGACGCGATCGTGCACGGCATCCCGACCGCCGACCGGCTGCGCGACGGCGACCTGGTCTCGATCGACTGCGGGGCCCTGCTCGACGGCTGGGCGGGCGACTCCGCCATCAGTTTCGTCGTGGGCCGGGCGCGCCCCGAGGATGTGACGCTCGTCGAGACCGCCGAGCGGGCCCTGGCCGCGGGCATCGAGGCGGCCGTCGTCGGCAACCGCATCGGCGACATCGCGCACGCCGTGGGCCGGCTCTGCCGCACCGCCGGGTACGGCATCCCGCAGGACTTCGGCGGCCACGGCATCGGCCGGAAGATGCACGAGGACCCGGGCGTGCCCAACGAGGGACGGCAGGGCCGCGGCATGCCGCTGCGCCACGGCATGGTCCTCGCGATCGAGCCGATGCTGATCGGCGGCGGCAAGGACGACTACCACGAGGCGCCGGACGGCTGGACCCTGCGCACGAACGACGGCTCGCGCGCCGCCCACGCCGAGCACACGGTGGCGATCACCGATGCGGGGCCGCGCGTCCTGACGGCGCTGTAG
- the hydA gene encoding dihydropyrimidinase: MSAVRTVIRGGLVVTAADEMHADVLVEDGRVAALAASGSDTAASWTDARTIDASQKYVIPGGVDAHTHMEMPFGGTFAADTFETGTRAAAWGGTTTIVDFAIQSKGRSLREGLDSWYAKADGQCAVDYGFHMIVSDVNDDTLKEMDLLVGEGVTSFKQFMAYPGVFYSDDGQILRAMQRAGENGGLIMMHAENGIAIDVLVEQALARGETDPRFHGEVRKALLEAEATHRAIKLAQVAGAPLYVVHVSAREALAELARARDEGLNVFGETCPQYLFLSTDNLAEPDFEGAKYVCSTPLRPKDHQAALWRGLRTNDLQVVSTDHCPFCFTGQKELGRGDFSKIPNGMPGVENRMDLLHQAVVDGHISRRRWIEIACATPARMFGLYPKKGTIAPGADADIVVYDPHAEQTVGAETHHMNVDYSAYEGKRLTGRVETVLSRGELVITDREFTGRAGHGTYTPRSTCQYLN; encoded by the coding sequence ATGAGCGCCGTCCGTACCGTCATCCGCGGTGGTCTCGTCGTCACCGCCGCCGACGAGATGCACGCCGACGTCCTCGTCGAGGACGGCCGCGTCGCGGCCCTCGCGGCCAGCGGCAGCGACACCGCCGCGTCCTGGACGGACGCGCGCACCATCGACGCGAGCCAGAAGTACGTCATCCCGGGCGGCGTCGACGCGCACACCCACATGGAGATGCCGTTCGGCGGCACGTTCGCCGCGGACACCTTCGAGACGGGCACGCGCGCCGCCGCCTGGGGCGGCACCACCACCATCGTCGACTTCGCGATCCAGTCCAAGGGCCGCAGCCTGCGCGAGGGCCTCGACAGCTGGTACGCCAAGGCCGACGGGCAGTGCGCCGTCGACTACGGCTTCCACATGATCGTCTCCGACGTGAACGACGACACCCTGAAGGAGATGGACCTGCTGGTGGGGGAGGGGGTCACCTCCTTCAAGCAGTTCATGGCCTACCCGGGCGTCTTCTACAGCGACGACGGCCAGATCCTGCGCGCCATGCAGCGGGCCGGTGAGAACGGCGGGCTGATCATGATGCACGCCGAGAACGGCATCGCGATCGACGTCCTCGTCGAACAGGCCCTGGCCCGCGGCGAGACCGACCCCCGCTTTCACGGCGAGGTCCGGAAGGCGCTGCTGGAGGCCGAGGCGACCCACCGCGCGATCAAACTGGCGCAGGTCGCCGGGGCGCCGCTGTACGTCGTCCACGTCTCCGCGCGGGAAGCCCTCGCCGAGCTGGCGCGCGCCCGCGACGAGGGCCTGAACGTCTTCGGCGAGACCTGTCCGCAGTACCTGTTCCTGTCCACCGACAACCTCGCCGAGCCCGACTTCGAGGGCGCCAAGTACGTGTGCAGCACGCCGCTGCGCCCCAAGGACCACCAGGCGGCCCTCTGGCGCGGCCTGCGCACCAACGACCTCCAGGTGGTCTCCACCGACCACTGCCCGTTCTGCTTCACCGGCCAGAAAGAGCTGGGCCGCGGCGACTTCTCGAAGATCCCGAACGGCATGCCGGGCGTCGAGAACCGGATGGACCTCCTGCACCAGGCCGTCGTCGACGGGCACATCAGCCGCCGCCGCTGGATCGAGATCGCCTGCGCGACCCCGGCCCGGATGTTCGGCCTGTACCCGAAGAAGGGCACCATCGCGCCGGGCGCCGACGCGGACATCGTCGTCTACGACCCGCACGCCGAGCAGACCGTCGGCGCCGAGACCCACCACATGAACGTCGACTACTCCGCGTACGAGGGCAAGCGCCTGACCGGCCGCGTGGAGACGGTCCTCTCGCGCGGCGAACTCGTCATCACCGACCGGGAGTTCACGGGCCGCGCCGGGCACGGCACGTACACCCCGCGCTCCACCTGCCAGTACCTGAACTGA
- a CDS encoding response regulator transcription factor → MTVRVLLVDDQPLVRSGLRVLIGETEDLEVAGEAGDGARAVELAATLRPDVVVMDLRMPGMDGIEATRRIMAGDSGSRVLVLTTFDEDDYVYGALRAGAGGFAVKDMQLEDILAAVRVVAAGDALIAPGVTRRLIADFVGRPGPVAARPPRSVEGITQREREVLTLVGLGRSNQEIADELVISMATTKSHVARLFTKLDARDRVQLVIIAYELGLVAPSG, encoded by the coding sequence ATGACCGTACGCGTCCTCCTCGTCGACGACCAGCCGCTGGTCCGCTCCGGGCTGCGCGTCCTGATCGGCGAGACCGAGGACCTGGAGGTGGCCGGCGAGGCGGGCGACGGCGCGCGGGCCGTCGAACTGGCCGCGACGCTCAGGCCCGACGTGGTCGTCATGGACCTGCGGATGCCCGGCATGGACGGCATCGAGGCGACCCGGCGGATCATGGCCGGCGACAGCGGCAGCCGCGTGCTCGTCCTGACCACCTTCGACGAGGACGACTACGTGTACGGGGCGCTGCGGGCCGGCGCCGGCGGCTTCGCCGTCAAGGACATGCAGCTGGAGGACATCCTCGCGGCGGTGCGCGTGGTGGCGGCCGGGGACGCGCTCATCGCCCCCGGAGTGACCCGGCGGCTCATCGCCGACTTCGTGGGACGGCCGGGGCCCGTCGCCGCCCGCCCGCCGCGCTCCGTCGAGGGGATCACGCAGCGCGAGCGCGAGGTGCTCACCCTGGTCGGGCTCGGCCGCTCGAACCAGGAGATCGCCGACGAGCTCGTCATCAGCATGGCCACCACCAAATCGCACGTGGCCCGCCTGTTCACCAAGCTGGACGCCCGCGACCGCGTACAACTGGTCATCATCGCGTACGAGTTGGGGCTGGTGGCGCCGTCCGGCTGA
- a CDS encoding helix-turn-helix transcriptional regulator, with protein sequence MVRTPLTPEERERGERLGRLLREARRERSMTEVAAGAGVSVETLRKIETGRAPTPAFFTIAAVARELGLSMDELVVRCALVLA encoded by the coding sequence ATGGTCCGAACTCCCTTGACCCCCGAAGAGCGCGAGCGCGGCGAGCGGCTCGGCCGGCTGCTGCGCGAGGCGCGGCGCGAGCGCAGCATGACGGAGGTCGCCGCGGGTGCGGGCGTCTCCGTCGAGACGCTGCGCAAGATCGAGACCGGGCGCGCCCCGACCCCGGCGTTCTTCACCATCGCCGCCGTCGCCCGCGAGCTGGGCCTGTCCATGGACGAGCTGGTGGTGCGCTGCGCGCTGGTGCTCGCCTGA
- a CDS encoding sensor histidine kinase, with amino-acid sequence MNTTSTFRGAAWGGLALYPLAVALALFGFSFVAPEARALGVALSAVLLAGVVRRAPLPGLSLILLGTLLAAFAQPSGGPWGGSREVTLLAFGAADVALGHLVATRPRWQWGTGVAVSLVVQAIGIGFLARPENMVGGVVVALLALLVACMVGLLAGERRAHAEALRSRVVADAVTAERMRIARELHDMVSHSIGVIAIQSGVAARVVESRPREAREALSAIEDTSRETLAGLRRTLVALRGADAPAGTAPLAPAAGLGDLDALAAATGRDAGVRVDVVRTGPERALPPDIDLAAYRIVQESLTNVVRHAHVDVCRVDVRWSDDALVLEITDAGTGGSATVPGMGITGMRERVSLLHGEFSAGPGPEGGFRVTARIPLPEAGR; translated from the coding sequence GTGAACACGACCTCCACCTTCCGCGGTGCCGCCTGGGGCGGCCTGGCCCTCTATCCGCTGGCCGTCGCCCTGGCACTGTTCGGTTTCTCGTTCGTCGCGCCCGAGGCGCGCGCCCTCGGCGTGGCCCTGTCGGCGGTACTCCTGGCGGGGGTGGTGCGCCGCGCGCCGCTGCCGGGTCTGTCGCTGATTCTCCTCGGGACGCTGCTCGCCGCGTTCGCACAGCCGTCCGGCGGGCCCTGGGGCGGCTCGCGGGAGGTGACCCTGCTGGCGTTCGGGGCGGCCGACGTGGCGCTCGGACATCTCGTCGCCACCCGGCCGAGGTGGCAGTGGGGCACCGGAGTCGCCGTCTCCCTGGTCGTCCAGGCCATTGGGATCGGCTTTCTGGCGCGGCCCGAGAACATGGTCGGCGGTGTCGTCGTCGCCCTGCTCGCCCTCCTCGTCGCCTGCATGGTCGGGCTGCTCGCGGGGGAGCGCCGCGCCCACGCCGAGGCGCTGCGCAGCCGGGTCGTCGCCGACGCCGTCACCGCCGAACGGATGCGCATAGCGCGGGAGTTGCACGACATGGTCTCCCACAGCATCGGTGTCATCGCGATCCAGTCGGGCGTCGCGGCCCGGGTCGTCGAGTCCCGCCCCCGGGAGGCGCGCGAGGCCCTGTCGGCGATCGAGGACACCAGCCGGGAGACCCTCGCGGGCCTGCGCCGCACCCTCGTCGCGCTGCGCGGGGCCGACGCCCCGGCCGGTACCGCGCCGCTCGCCCCGGCCGCCGGACTCGGCGACCTCGACGCGCTCGCCGCCGCCACCGGCCGGGACGCGGGCGTCAGGGTCGACGTCGTGCGCACCGGCCCCGAGCGGGCACTGCCGCCGGACATCGACCTCGCGGCCTACCGCATCGTCCAGGAATCCCTCACCAACGTCGTCAGGCACGCGCACGTCGACGTCTGCCGGGTCGACGTGCGGTGGAGCGACGACGCGCTCGTCCTGGAGATCACCGACGCCGGCACCGGTGGCTCGGCTACCGTCCCCGGCATGGGGATCACGGGGATGAGGGAGCGGGTGAGTCTGCTGCACGGGGAGTTCAGCGCGGGGCCGGGGCCGGAGGGCGGGTTCCGGGTGACGGCGCGCATACCGCTGCCGGAGGCGGGCCGATGA
- a CDS encoding nitrilase-related carbon-nitrogen hydrolase, producing the protein MAPVVRAALVQATWTGDTESMIAKHEEHAREAARQGARIIGFQEVFNAPYFCQVQEAEHYRWAEPVPDGPTVTRMCELARETGMVIVVPVFEVEQSGFYFNTAAVIDADGTYLGKYRKHHIPQVKGFWEKYYFKPGNLGWPVFDTAVGRVGVYICYDRHFPEGWRQLGLNGAQLVYNPSATSRGLSAYLWQLEQPAAAVANEYFVAAINRVGVEEYGDNDFYGTSYFVDPRGQLVGEAASDKTEELLVRDLDLGLIDEVRQQWAFYRDRRPDAYDGLVQP; encoded by the coding sequence ATGGCCCCCGTCGTACGCGCCGCACTCGTCCAGGCCACCTGGACGGGCGACACCGAATCCATGATCGCCAAGCATGAGGAGCACGCCCGCGAGGCGGCCCGGCAGGGCGCGAGGATCATCGGCTTCCAGGAAGTCTTCAACGCCCCCTACTTCTGCCAGGTCCAGGAGGCGGAGCACTACCGCTGGGCCGAGCCCGTCCCCGACGGCCCGACCGTGACCCGGATGTGCGAACTCGCCCGCGAGACCGGCATGGTGATCGTCGTCCCCGTCTTCGAGGTCGAGCAGTCCGGCTTCTACTTCAACACCGCCGCCGTGATCGACGCCGACGGCACGTACCTCGGCAAGTACCGCAAGCACCACATCCCGCAGGTCAAGGGCTTCTGGGAGAAGTACTACTTCAAGCCGGGGAACCTGGGCTGGCCGGTCTTCGACACCGCCGTCGGCCGGGTCGGCGTCTACATCTGCTACGACCGCCACTTCCCGGAGGGCTGGCGGCAGTTGGGCCTGAACGGCGCCCAGCTCGTCTACAACCCCTCGGCCACCTCGCGCGGCCTCTCCGCCTACCTGTGGCAGCTGGAGCAGCCCGCGGCGGCCGTCGCCAACGAGTACTTCGTCGCCGCCATCAACCGCGTCGGCGTCGAGGAGTACGGCGACAACGACTTCTACGGCACCTCCTACTTCGTCGACCCGCGCGGACAGCTCGTCGGCGAGGCCGCGAGCGACAAGACCGAGGAACTCCTCGTCCGGGACCTGGACCTCGGCCTCATCGACGAGGTACGGCAGCAGTGGGCGTTCTACCGCGACCGTCGTCCCGACGCCTACGACGGTCTCGTCCAGCCCTGA
- a CDS encoding nitrilase-related carbon-nitrogen hydrolase, whose translation MSPVIRAAIFQTAWTGDKESMIKVHEQAVRDAAAQGAQVLCFQELFYGPYFCQVQDPEFYAYAEAVPDGPIVRRFQDLAREHGIVLVLPMYEEEQPGVLYNTAAVIDADGSYLGKYRKTHIPQVKGFWEKFYFRPGNSGWPVFDTAVGKIGVYICYDRHFPEGWRALGLEGAQIVFNPSATSRGLSRYLWQLEQPAAAVANEYFVGAINRVGVEEYGDNDFYGTSYFVDPEGRFVGEVADDKAPELVVRDLDIAKLREVRDRWQFYRDRAPQAYEPLTRP comes from the coding sequence ATGAGCCCCGTGATCCGCGCCGCGATCTTCCAGACCGCATGGACCGGCGACAAGGAATCCATGATCAAGGTGCACGAGCAGGCCGTTCGTGACGCCGCCGCGCAGGGCGCCCAGGTCCTGTGCTTCCAGGAGCTGTTCTACGGCCCGTACTTCTGCCAGGTGCAGGACCCCGAGTTCTACGCGTACGCCGAGGCCGTCCCCGACGGCCCCATCGTCCGCCGCTTCCAGGACCTGGCCCGCGAGCACGGCATCGTCCTCGTCCTGCCCATGTACGAGGAGGAGCAGCCGGGCGTCCTCTACAACACCGCCGCCGTCATCGACGCCGACGGCAGCTACCTCGGCAAGTACCGCAAGACGCACATCCCGCAGGTGAAGGGCTTCTGGGAGAAGTTCTACTTCCGCCCGGGCAACAGCGGCTGGCCCGTCTTCGACACCGCCGTCGGCAAGATCGGCGTCTACATCTGCTACGACCGGCACTTCCCCGAGGGCTGGCGCGCGCTCGGCCTCGAAGGCGCCCAGATCGTCTTCAACCCGTCGGCCACCTCGCGCGGCCTCTCCCGCTACCTGTGGCAGCTGGAGCAGCCGGCCGCCGCCGTCGCCAACGAGTACTTCGTCGGCGCCATCAACCGCGTCGGCGTCGAGGAGTACGGCGACAACGACTTCTACGGCACGTCCTACTTCGTCGACCCCGAGGGCCGGTTCGTCGGAGAGGTCGCCGACGACAAGGCGCCCGAACTCGTCGTCCGCGACCTCGACATCGCCAAGCTGCGCGAGGTCCGCGACCGCTGGCAGTTCTACCGGGACCGCGCCCCGCAGGCGTACGAGCCCCTGACCCGCCCGTAA
- a CDS encoding aspartate aminotransferase family protein, protein MNTTSLHARHRAVLPDWLALYYAEPIELTHGEGRHVWDAEGRKYLDFFGGILTTMTAHALPEVTKAVAEQASRIIHSSTLYLDRPMVELAERVAQLSGIPDARVFFTTSGTEANDTALMLATAYRRSNQILAMRNSYHGRSFSAIGITGNKGWSPTSLSPLQTLYVHGGVRSRGPYAALSDAEFTDACVADLRDMLGQTRGDVAALIAEPVQGVGGFTSPPDGLYARFREVLREHGILWISDEVQTGWGRTGDHFWGWQAHDQAGPPDLLTFAKGIGNGMSIGGVVARADVMNCLDANSISTFGGSPVTMAAGLANLSYLLEHDLQGNARRVGGLLIERLRAIAAQVPAVRDVRGRGLMIGVELVRPGTDEASPEAATAVLESCREAGLLIGKGGGHNTSVLRIAPPLSLTVAEAEEGAAILEGALREAP, encoded by the coding sequence GTGAACACCACCTCCCTGCACGCCCGCCATCGCGCCGTCCTGCCGGACTGGCTGGCCCTCTACTACGCCGAGCCGATCGAGCTGACGCACGGCGAGGGCCGCCACGTCTGGGACGCCGAGGGCCGCAAGTACCTCGACTTCTTCGGCGGCATCCTCACGACGATGACCGCGCACGCCCTGCCCGAGGTGACGAAGGCGGTCGCCGAGCAGGCCTCCCGGATCATCCACTCCTCGACCCTCTACCTCGACCGGCCGATGGTCGAACTCGCCGAGCGCGTGGCCCAGTTGTCCGGCATCCCGGACGCCCGTGTCTTCTTCACCACATCGGGCACGGAGGCCAACGACACGGCGCTGATGCTCGCCACCGCGTACCGCCGCTCGAACCAGATCCTGGCGATGCGCAACAGCTACCACGGCCGCTCCTTCTCGGCGATCGGCATCACCGGCAACAAGGGCTGGTCGCCGACGAGCCTGTCCCCGCTCCAGACGCTCTACGTCCATGGAGGCGTCCGCAGCCGCGGCCCGTACGCGGCGCTGTCCGACGCCGAGTTCACCGACGCCTGCGTCGCCGACCTGCGCGACATGCTCGGCCAGACCCGCGGTGACGTGGCCGCGCTGATCGCCGAGCCCGTCCAGGGCGTCGGCGGGTTCACCTCGCCGCCCGACGGCCTGTACGCCCGCTTCCGCGAGGTGCTGCGGGAGCACGGCATCCTGTGGATCTCCGACGAGGTGCAGACCGGCTGGGGCCGCACCGGCGACCACTTCTGGGGCTGGCAGGCGCACGACCAGGCCGGCCCGCCCGACCTGCTCACCTTCGCCAAGGGCATCGGCAATGGCATGTCGATCGGCGGTGTCGTCGCCCGCGCAGACGTCATGAACTGCCTCGACGCCAACTCCATCTCGACCTTCGGCGGCTCCCCGGTCACCATGGCCGCGGGGCTCGCCAACCTCTCGTACCTCCTGGAACACGACCTCCAGGGCAACGCCCGCCGCGTCGGCGGCCTCCTCATCGAACGGCTCCGGGCCATCGCGGCCCAGGTCCCCGCCGTACGGGACGTGCGCGGCCGGGGCCTGATGATCGGTGTCGAGCTGGTGCGGCCCGGCACGGACGAGGCGTCCCCCGAAGCGGCGACCGCGGTCCTGGAGTCCTGCCGCGAGGCGGGCCTCCTCATCGGCAAGGGCGGCGGCCACAACACGAGCGTCCTGCGCATCGCACCGCCCCTGTCCCTGACGGTGGCGGAGGCGGAGGAGGGCGCCGCGATCTTGGAAGGGGCGTTGCGAGAAGCCCCGTAG
- a CDS encoding TIGR03842 family LLM class F420-dependent oxidoreductase gives MDFGLVLQTDPPASGVVELMKRAEGAGFTYGWTFDSCVLWQEPFVIYSRILAETERLIVGPMVTNPGTRTWEVTASTFATLNDMYGNRTVCGIGRGDSAMRVAGRTPNTLARISGAMKVIRALGRGDEADLGGGAVVQFPWVRPGAELPVWMAAYGPKALKMTGEEADGFILQLADPFLTQWMVKAVRDAAAAAGRDPSDVKICVAAPAYVTDDDSPESLAHAREQCRWFGGMVGNHVADLVSKYGAHSGMVPDELTEYIKAREGYDYAHHGRSGNPDTQFVPDEIVDRFCLVGPPSAHIEKLRALRELGVDQFALYAMHDAKEKAIDAYGQDIIPALTA, from the coding sequence ATGGACTTCGGACTCGTTCTGCAGACCGACCCGCCGGCCTCCGGGGTCGTGGAGCTGATGAAGCGGGCGGAGGGCGCCGGGTTCACGTACGGGTGGACGTTCGACTCGTGCGTGCTCTGGCAGGAGCCGTTCGTCATCTACAGCCGGATCCTCGCCGAGACCGAGCGGCTGATCGTCGGCCCGATGGTGACCAACCCGGGCACCCGCACCTGGGAGGTCACCGCCTCCACGTTCGCGACCCTCAACGACATGTACGGCAACCGCACGGTGTGCGGCATCGGACGCGGCGACTCCGCGATGCGCGTCGCGGGCCGCACCCCGAACACGCTCGCGCGGATCAGCGGCGCGATGAAGGTGATCCGGGCGCTCGGCCGGGGCGACGAGGCCGACCTCGGCGGCGGCGCCGTGGTGCAGTTCCCGTGGGTGCGCCCCGGCGCCGAACTGCCCGTCTGGATGGCCGCGTACGGGCCGAAGGCGCTCAAGATGACCGGCGAGGAGGCCGACGGCTTCATCCTTCAGCTCGCCGATCCGTTCCTCACCCAGTGGATGGTCAAGGCGGTGCGGGACGCGGCGGCCGCCGCCGGACGCGACCCGTCGGACGTGAAGATCTGCGTCGCCGCACCCGCGTACGTGACGGACGACGACTCGCCCGAGTCCCTCGCGCACGCCCGCGAGCAGTGCCGCTGGTTCGGCGGCATGGTCGGCAACCACGTCGCCGATCTGGTCTCCAAGTACGGCGCGCACTCCGGCATGGTGCCGGACGAGCTGACGGAGTACATCAAGGCCCGCGAGGGCTACGACTACGCGCACCACGGCCGCTCCGGCAACCCCGACACCCAGTTCGTGCCGGACGAGATCGTCGACCGGTTCTGTCTCGTCGGGCCGCCGTCCGCGCACATCGAGAAGCTGCGCGCGCTGCGCGAGCTGGGCGTCGACCAGTTCGCGCTGTACGCGATGCACGACGCGAAGGAGAAGGCCATCGACGCGTACGGGCAGGACATCATCCCCGCGCTGACCGCATGA